The DNA region GGGGGAGAATGCACTATTGCGATTCAccagtatttttttatcatagAGGATATTGTGATTATGTAGTGTGCTACAGAACGTAAAAGAAGGCGGGATGTTTTCACAGTGTACTTCGCAAAATACATATGGCCCTGTACGATGCCCATATCAGATGTAACCCGTATAACCCAGTACTGTAAGTGTATTCGTCGAGACGAACTTCTCCATACACAATTTTGAAAGGGGGCGAAAAGGACTTTCAATACTAAAGCAActgaaagaaaacttttgatttcttctagCAAGACTTATACGTAATATATGGGCAGTATTTTAACAAGATATAGGTCTCTTGGCCCAGTTGGTTAAGGCACCGTGCTAATAACGCGGGGATCAGCGGTTCGATCCCGCTAGAGAccatttattttcttttttctttttcaaagaccAAATCTCCGTAGAAACCAAAACACTACAGAACCACAAAACCGGTGCTGTGGGCAGCTACAATGTCTGCTCGATTATTGTCGCCGATTCGGGATGCCTCGACACTATACAACGTCTTTGCGTCCAAAGCGACTAACCGCGCGGCACaaaatagtgaaaaaagtttaAGAATGATCTAAGGACAAGTTTTATTCAGCTACAAGGAGACCGTCATTGAGAtcctgttttttttctagctGGACTCAAAACAGCCCCCCATTAAGGTGGAGCCTAATCTCCTACAATAAGGAACCCATTCGAAAGGCTCCGTATTTATTTGGAGGGGGATACATCAAGGCGTAATATCAGGAGAGAATACAAACGTTGGTGCAACAGCTCCAATGATACTCTCGGCAAGACTGGACCCCTTGCGCAAGACCCATTCTATAGGCTCGACAACCATTCTACGATGACTGTGGCCACCTTTAAAGTAATGGGCCGCGCAGGACTCACTGGTCCACACATCCTATGTAGCCATAAATCTCTTTCTTGAACTTAAGTGCCGCACGGCGTGGgttttttgcaaattttcttttcacttgGTTTGACTCATGGCAAGATTCTCCGGAAAGAGCAACGTAGGCTCATCGAATGCCTCTGCGTCTCTTGGAAGTTTATAACCGTCTCAGGCTGCGGATCTGAAGAGTTGCCACTTGCCGTTTTTTTGACATGAGCATCGTTTATCTGTTCTTATTTGTTTCAAGTCCTCAGCAAAAGTAATAAAACATACAAGCAACTAAATATGTGTGGTATCTTTGCAGCCTTCAAGCATGAAGACGTTCATGATTTCAAACCAAAAGCTTTACAGCTATCAAAGAGAATCAGACACCGTGGCCCAGATTGGTCCGGTAACGCCATCATGAACTCCACCATATTTGTTCATGAAAGATTGGCCATTGTCGGTTTAGACTCTGGTGCCCAACCAATCACTTCTTCTGACGGCGATTACATGCTTGGTGTTAATGGTGAAATCTACAACCATATCCAACTAAGAGAGAAATGTTCCGACTACAAGTTCCAGACTTTCAGTGATTGTGAACCTATCATTCCACTGTACTTGGAACATGATATCGATGCTCCAAAATACTTGGATGGTATGTTTGCCTTCTGCCTATACGATTCCAAGAAAGACCGTGTTATCGCTGCAAGAGATCCTATCGGTGTCGTCACTTTATACATGGGGCGTTGTTCCAAGTCTCCAAAGACTGTTTACTTCGCTTCTGAACTAAAGTGTTTAACCGATGTTTGCGACAGTATCATTGCATTCCCTCCAGGTCATGTTTATGATTCCGAGACCGACAAGATCACTCGTTACTTCACTCCAGACTGGTTGGATGAAAAACGTATCCCATCCACCCCAGTGGATTACCACGCCATTAGACACAGCTTAGAAAAGGCCGTTAGAAAGAGACTAATGGCTGAAGTTCCATACGGTGTTCTATTATCCGGTGGTCTGGACTCTTCTTTGATTGCTGCCATTGCCGCTCGTGAAACTGAAACGGCTAATGTCGAGGCCAACGAAGAAGCTGAcgttgaaaacaaaaagctTGCCGGTATCGATGACCAAGGCCATTTGCACACATCCGGTTGGTCTCGTTTACATTCGTTTGCCGTTGGTTTACCAAACGCACCCGATTTACAAGCTGCCAGGAAAGTCGCCAAGTTTATTGGTTCTATTCATCACGAACACACCTTCACATTGCAAGAAGGTTTAGACGCTTTGGACGATGTCATTTACCATTTGGAAACTTACGATGTTACCACCATTAGAGCTTCCACCCCAATGTTCTTACTGTCCAGAAAGATCAAGGCTCAAGGTGTTAAGATGGTTCTTTCTGGTGAAGGTTCAGACGAGATCTTTGGTGGTTATCTATATTTTGCCCAAGCTCCTTCTGCCGCCGAGTTCCATACCGAATCCGTACAACGTGTTAAGAACTTACATTTGGCCGATTGTTTGAGAGCCAACAAATCTACTTTGGCCTGGGGTCTAGAGGCCCGTGTTCCATTCTTAGACAAGGACTTTTTGCAACTGTGTATGAACATTGATCCAAAAGATAAAATGATCAATTCTAAAGAGGGCCGGATCGAAAAGTACATTTTGAGAAAGGCTTTCGATACCACAGATGAACCAGACGTCAAACCATACTTACCAGAAGAGATTTTATGGAGACAAAAGGAGCAATTTTCCGACGGTGTGGGCTACTCGTGGATCGACGGTCTAAGAGACACAGCTGAAAGAGTTATTTCAGACGCTATGTTCGCCAATCCAAAAGCTAGCTGGGGTGACGACATCCCAACTACTAAGGAGGCTTACTGGTACAGATTGAAATTCGATGCCTGGTTTCCTCAAAAGACCGCCGCTGATACCGTCATGAGATGGATACCAAAGGCCGATTGGGGATGTGCCGAAGATCCTTCAGGTAGATACGCCAAAATTCATGAAAAGCACGTTAATGCTTAATATGATTTTATCTGATCTCTTTGTATCcataaatagaaaagaaaaatgtggTGAAATTAACCCAAATTctagtatatatatatatatatatatagtaaaCGTTATCAGCAATCCTTTACCACGTTGATATCTAGCCTTCTTTATCTCCAAGAACTTTATCGAGGTTGATCTGTCACCACATCTAAACACATATACCTGTAATCTCTTATCTCGCTCGTTTCTTCATCTATCTGCTgtaaaagtgaaaaattcccCTGGGAAGTTCGCGCTATCAAGGATCTTTTTCCTACCTATCGGTCCCTGAGAGAACGATTCAAATTTGTGTGACTCTAGTATATATAGCAACCGTACATATGAATACAGGACAGCCATAGTCAGACAATCTATTCAATATAGCACCAACCAGACAACCTTTACAAGGCCCCAAACCTTTTTGTATCCCCTTTTTCtctattgatttttttttcacagCCCTACTTTTATTGCAAATAGTAACGATATTGATAAGGAACTAGGTAACAAAAtacagaaaaaatattttcatttcaacaaaagaagacattGACGTACACACAAAAGCTTTTcaagtttcaaaaactaGATTCGTAAAGGTATG from Saccharomyces eubayanus strain FM1318 chromosome VII, whole genome shotgun sequence includes:
- the ASN2 gene encoding asparagine synthase (glutamine-hydrolyzing) 2 — its product is MCGIFAAFKHEDVHDFKPKALQLSKRIRHRGPDWSGNAIMNSTIFVHERLAIVGLDSGAQPITSSDGDYMLGVNGEIYNHIQLREKCSDYKFQTFSDCEPIIPLYLEHDIDAPKYLDGMFAFCLYDSKKDRVIAARDPIGVVTLYMGRCSKSPKTVYFASELKCLTDVCDSIIAFPPGHVYDSETDKITRYFTPDWLDEKRIPSTPVDYHAIRHSLEKAVRKRLMAEVPYGVLLSGGLDSSLIAAIAARETETANVEANEEADVENKKLAGIDDQGHLHTSGWSRLHSFAVGLPNAPDLQAARKVAKFIGSIHHEHTFTLQEGLDALDDVIYHLETYDVTTIRASTPMFLLSRKIKAQGVKMVLSGEGSDEIFGGYLYFAQAPSAAEFHTESVQRVKNLHLADCLRANKSTLAWGLEARVPFLDKDFLQLCMNIDPKDKMINSKEGRIEKYILRKAFDTTDEPDVKPYLPEEILWRQKEQFSDGVGYSWIDGLRDTAERVISDAMFANPKASWGDDIPTTKEAYWYRLKFDAWFPQKTAADTVMRWIPKADWGCAEDPSGRYAKIHEKHVNA